A single window of Cataglyphis hispanica isolate Lineage 1 chromosome 2, ULB_Chis1_1.0, whole genome shotgun sequence DNA harbors:
- the LOC126858936 gene encoding protein LLP homolog — protein sequence MAKSLRSKWRRKCRAVKRERYAAKELDRLKKTLGLDKNASKDVEMTDIQEIATVVDAKKIKEDKAKVKATDAKSDVITDQEQMEVEGARVYNKKTLRDQYGNYPVWMNKRKILKHKKGRAKMQKASKISSKRLTRRQKKAIEKGKN from the exons ATGGCTAAGTCGCTGCGTAGTAAATGGAGAAGAAAATGCAGGGCAGTGAAGAGAGAACGTTATGCGGCAAAGGAATTAGACAGATTGAAGAAAACCCTTGGTCTAGATAAAAATGCATCTAAAGATGTTGAAATGACAGATATTCAAGAAATCGCTACAG ttgttgacgcaaaaaaaatcaaagaagacAAGGCTAAAGTTAAAGCTACAGATGCAAAAAGCGATGTAATCACAGATCAAGAACAGATGGAAGTAGAAGGTGCTAgagtatataataagaaaacattGCGTGATCAATATGGTAATTATCCTGTATGGATGAACAAACGAAAGATACTCAAACATAAAAAAGGTAGAGCAAAAATGCAGAAGGCCAGTAAAATATCAAGCAAAAGACTCACTAGACGACAGAAGAAGGCAAtagaaaaagggaaaaattaa